A portion of the Vibrio coralliirubri genome contains these proteins:
- a CDS encoding 5-carboxymethyl-2-hydroxymuconate Delta-isomerase — translation MPNLVLEYSNSVDERVNIQGLLEDLHQVALTCGLFDVPSVKSRSLRCHNWLVGDEEDSVDFIHISFELLSGRTEEQKRELSRSLMQVLQEQASHVRSLTVNIRDMDKSCFQKVIN, via the coding sequence ATGCCGAATCTAGTTCTAGAGTACTCCAATTCAGTGGATGAGCGAGTAAATATCCAAGGCTTACTGGAAGATCTTCACCAAGTCGCTCTCACATGTGGCTTGTTTGATGTGCCGTCAGTGAAGTCTCGTTCATTGCGCTGCCACAATTGGTTGGTCGGTGATGAGGAAGATAGTGTAGACTTTATTCATATCAGCTTTGAGTTACTTTCGGGACGAACGGAAGAGCAAAAGCGAGAATTGTCACGATCGTTAATGCAGGTCCTGCAAGAACAAGCGAGTCATGTAAGAAGCTTAACGGTGAATATTCGTGATATGGATAAAAGTTGCTTTCAAAAAGTAATAAACTAA
- a CDS encoding DUF805 domain-containing protein has product MSMKELLLSFKGRIGRKTYWIWNIFYYIAITGFASGISVLFPAYSYILLPIFLLMLVIPDLAVTAKRWHDRNKSNYWLLLNVPLVLGRLASPMAATTTESVSPIHMAATVAALVCGLWILIECGLLKGTEGRNDYGEDPCKY; this is encoded by the coding sequence ATGTCGATGAAAGAATTACTGCTCTCTTTCAAGGGGAGAATTGGTCGTAAGACTTACTGGATTTGGAATATTTTCTACTACATAGCGATTACCGGTTTTGCTTCTGGTATCTCTGTGTTGTTCCCTGCTTACTCTTATATCCTGCTACCAATCTTCCTATTGATGCTTGTGATTCCAGATCTGGCGGTAACCGCTAAGCGCTGGCACGACCGCAATAAGTCTAATTACTGGCTACTATTGAATGTGCCATTAGTATTGGGTCGTTTAGCTTCGCCAATGGCTGCAACGACGACAGAGTCGGTATCGCCAATTCATATGGCGGCAACCGTCGCGGCATTAGTGTGTGGTTTGTGGATTCTAATTGAGTGTGGCTTGTTGAAAGGCACAGAAGGCCGTAATGACTACGGCGAAGACCCATGTAAATATTGA
- a CDS encoding DUF3135 domain-containing protein, whose product MAHPQPSQKLPPFDELVQLAKSDPKAFNQFKHEMCEQMICSASDVMQDRLRAQQSHIDLVVSRCKNPHHANVVLMQELRCQVCKFQDALEGRCGFEESLPENVVPFKPNTEPKMY is encoded by the coding sequence ATGGCGCATCCACAACCCTCTCAAAAACTACCACCCTTTGATGAACTTGTCCAACTCGCGAAAAGCGATCCGAAAGCATTCAATCAATTCAAACACGAGATGTGCGAACAGATGATCTGCTCGGCTTCAGACGTGATGCAAGACCGACTTCGCGCACAACAAAGTCACATCGACTTAGTGGTTAGCCGTTGTAAAAACCCACACCATGCTAATGTCGTACTCATGCAAGAGCTACGCTGCCAGGTCTGTAAGTTCCAAGATGCACTCGAAGGGCGCTGCGGCTTTGAAGAATCTCTGCCTGAAAATGTCGTGCCTTTTAAGCCAAATACCGAACCTAAAATGTACTGA
- a CDS encoding helix-turn-helix transcriptional regulator: MKTSDKILQTIKRQGAVTAKQLSEEFGMTTMGARQHLQSLEDDGILAFHDVKVKVGRPTRHWSLTQQGHSQFSDRHGELTIQVIDAVENLFGKEGLAKVAAEREQHTLKQYQTALSDCDSLISKLKKLTQLREDEGYMAELQEHDDHYILIENHCPICKAATRCPSLCQSELNVFTELLKDECHVSRTEHIIAGERRCTYTLTPAL; encoded by the coding sequence ATGAAAACAAGCGACAAAATCTTACAGACCATTAAGCGTCAAGGCGCGGTAACCGCGAAACAACTGTCAGAAGAATTTGGCATGACGACAATGGGTGCAAGGCAACATCTGCAAAGCCTGGAAGATGACGGTATTCTTGCGTTTCATGATGTGAAAGTGAAAGTGGGTCGCCCGACTCGCCACTGGTCCCTAACTCAACAAGGTCATAGCCAATTTTCAGACCGACATGGTGAACTCACGATTCAAGTGATTGATGCTGTGGAGAATCTATTTGGTAAAGAAGGACTGGCTAAGGTTGCTGCCGAGCGTGAACAACACACACTTAAGCAGTATCAAACTGCATTGTCTGACTGTGATTCACTCATCAGCAAGCTTAAAAAACTCACCCAACTTCGTGAAGACGAAGGCTACATGGCTGAGCTTCAAGAGCATGATGATCACTACATCTTGATTGAGAACCACTGCCCTATCTGTAAGGCTGCAACTCGCTGCCCTAGTCTGTGCCAATCTGAGCTCAATGTGTTTACTGAGTTACTAAAAGATGAGTGCCACGTGAGCCGTACAGAACACATCATTGCTGGCGAACGACGCTGTACTTATACCTTAACACCCGCACTTTGA
- the glpX gene encoding class II fructose-bisphosphatase: protein MKRDLAMSFSRVTEGAALAGYKWLGRGDKNAADGAAVEVMRSLLNKTEISGEIVIGEGEIDDAPMLYIGENVGVGGDAVDIAVDPIEGTRMTAMGQSNALAVLAAGEKGSFLKAPDMYMEKLVVGPGAKGVIDLELPLTENLENIAKALGKTLDTLVVTTLAKPRHDQIIADMQAMGVRVFAVPDGDVAASILTCMPDSEVDVMYCIGGAPEGVVSAAVIRALDGDMHGRLLPRHEVKGDTEENRKHGELELERCAEMGVTAGIVLKMEDMARSDNVVFSATGITKGDLLEGISRQGNIATTETLLIRGRCRTIRRIKSIHYLERKDPEVVGHIL from the coding sequence ATGAAACGCGATTTAGCAATGTCATTCTCTCGTGTCACAGAAGGTGCAGCACTGGCTGGTTACAAGTGGCTTGGCCGTGGCGACAAAAACGCTGCAGATGGCGCTGCTGTAGAAGTAATGCGTAGCCTATTAAACAAAACCGAAATTAGCGGTGAGATTGTTATCGGCGAAGGTGAAATCGATGATGCACCTATGCTGTACATCGGCGAAAACGTAGGTGTGGGCGGCGACGCTGTCGACATCGCAGTTGACCCAATTGAAGGAACACGCATGACAGCAATGGGCCAATCAAATGCATTGGCTGTATTGGCGGCAGGCGAAAAAGGCAGCTTCCTTAAAGCGCCTGATATGTACATGGAAAAGTTGGTTGTTGGCCCTGGCGCTAAAGGCGTGATTGACCTAGAACTGCCACTAACAGAAAACCTAGAAAACATCGCTAAAGCACTAGGTAAAACACTTGATACTCTAGTCGTAACCACGCTTGCTAAGCCTCGTCATGATCAAATCATCGCCGATATGCAAGCAATGGGGGTTCGTGTATTTGCTGTGCCAGACGGTGATGTTGCGGCTTCTATCCTAACGTGTATGCCAGACAGCGAAGTAGACGTCATGTACTGCATCGGCGGCGCACCTGAAGGTGTGGTTTCGGCTGCGGTAATTCGCGCACTCGACGGCGACATGCACGGTCGTCTTCTACCTCGTCATGAAGTTAAAGGTGACACAGAAGAAAACCGCAAGCACGGTGAACTTGAACTTGAGCGCTGCGCAGAAATGGGCGTAACGGCGGGTATCGTGTTGAAGATGGAAGACATGGCACGCAGCGACAACGTTGTATTCTCAGCAACAGGCATCACTAAGGGTGACCTGCTAGAAGGTATTTCTCGTCAAGGTAATATCGCAACCACAGAAACTCTGCTTATCCGTGGCCGTTGCCGTACGATTCGCCGCATCAAATCTATCCACTACCTAGAGCGTAAAGACCCAGAAGTAGTAGGTCATATCCTGTAA
- the zapB gene encoding cell division protein ZapB → MSFEVLEQLEAKIQTAVDTIALLQMEVEELKEEKQALATEAGELKASRHELEQKTQQMQEEHSAWQDRIRNLLGKMDEVE, encoded by the coding sequence ATGTCTTTTGAAGTACTAGAGCAGCTAGAAGCAAAAATTCAAACAGCAGTAGATACAATTGCACTTCTTCAAATGGAAGTGGAAGAGCTTAAAGAAGAGAAACAAGCACTAGCAACAGAAGCTGGTGAGCTTAAAGCAAGCCGTCACGAGCTAGAGCAAAAAACTCAGCAAATGCAGGAAGAGCATTCAGCATGGCAAGATCGCATCCGTAACCTTCTTGGTAAAATGGATGAAGTAGAGTAA
- the rraA gene encoding ribonuclease E activity regulator RraA, whose product MEYNTSALCDIYLDQVDVVEPMFSNFGGRASFAGQITTLKCFEDNALIRSVLEQDGLGRVLLIDGGGSLRKALIDAEIALLAEDNEWEGIVVYGCVREVDELEDMNLGIQALASIPVGASQEGVGELDVPVNFGSVTFLPEDYLYADNTGIILSAEPLDVELDLDVEEEEVE is encoded by the coding sequence ATGGAATACAACACTTCAGCACTGTGCGACATATATTTGGATCAAGTTGATGTCGTGGAGCCAATGTTCAGCAACTTCGGTGGACGTGCATCTTTCGCAGGACAGATCACGACATTAAAGTGTTTTGAAGACAACGCTTTGATTCGCTCTGTACTAGAGCAAGACGGTCTGGGGCGTGTGTTGTTAATCGATGGTGGCGGCTCACTACGTAAAGCGCTGATCGATGCTGAGATTGCCCTACTTGCCGAAGACAATGAGTGGGAAGGAATTGTGGTTTACGGCTGCGTTCGTGAAGTCGATGAGCTTGAAGACATGAACCTAGGCATCCAAGCCTTGGCTTCTATCCCTGTTGGTGCGAGCCAAGAAGGTGTTGGTGAACTAGACGTTCCAGTGAACTTTGGCAGCGTGACCTTTTTACCCGAAGATTACCTCTACGCAGACAACACCGGCATCATTCTTTCTGCCGAGCCTTTAGATGTAGAACTTGATCTGGATGTTGAAGAAGAAGAGGTCGAGTAA
- a CDS encoding 1,4-dihydroxy-2-naphthoate polyprenyltransferase — MKQSLLIWLDAARPKTLPLALVSILTGSSLAFAGGQFSLSIALLAFLTATLLQILSNLANDYGDAVKGTDNENRLGPTRAMQSGAVTAKTMKQAIILNIVFTMVAGLILIFHALTSIESILSFIALGVLAIIAAIAYTVGNKPYGYIGLGDLSVFIFFGLLGVSGTYFLHTGHVEPSLFLPALGCGLMAVAVLNINNMRDIENDSECGKRTMAVRLGQRKAKHYHFALLGLALASFAIYLLIQEKPVWISLPFLLSIIIVYKHGKAVWETEKPAQIAPMMPVIVKCSLVTNLLFAGVVVAQTLLS; from the coding sequence ATGAAACAATCTCTACTGATCTGGCTTGATGCCGCACGACCAAAAACTCTGCCTCTCGCACTTGTCTCTATTCTTACAGGAAGTAGTTTAGCGTTCGCCGGTGGTCAGTTTTCTTTATCGATAGCCCTACTGGCATTTTTAACCGCTACCCTATTACAGATTTTATCGAACCTAGCCAATGACTATGGCGACGCCGTAAAAGGCACAGACAATGAAAATCGTCTGGGGCCAACACGTGCGATGCAATCTGGTGCGGTGACGGCGAAAACCATGAAGCAAGCGATCATCCTCAACATCGTGTTTACCATGGTCGCTGGACTGATTCTTATTTTTCATGCCTTAACCTCGATTGAAAGTATCTTATCTTTCATTGCGTTAGGCGTATTAGCCATTATTGCTGCCATCGCTTACACCGTCGGTAATAAGCCTTATGGCTATATCGGCCTTGGCGACTTATCGGTGTTTATCTTCTTTGGTTTGTTAGGTGTTTCAGGGACTTACTTCTTACACACTGGTCACGTTGAACCAAGCCTATTCCTTCCGGCATTGGGCTGTGGCTTGATGGCGGTTGCTGTACTCAATATCAACAACATGCGTGATATCGAAAATGACAGCGAATGCGGTAAGCGCACCATGGCGGTTCGCCTAGGGCAACGCAAAGCCAAACACTACCATTTTGCTCTGCTTGGCCTCGCCCTTGCGTCTTTCGCTATCTACCTGCTTATTCAAGAAAAGCCGGTCTGGATCAGCCTGCCGTTTTTGCTGAGCATTATCATTGTTTACAAACATGGCAAAGCTGTTTGGGAAACCGAAAAGCCAGCGCAAATTGCACCAATGATGCCCGTGATTGTGAAATGCTCACTGGTCACTAACCTATTGTTTGCAGGGGTTGTCGTAGCTCAAACTCTATTGAGTTAA
- the hslU gene encoding HslU--HslV peptidase ATPase subunit: MSEMTPREIVHELNRHIIGQDNAKRSVAIALRNRWRRMQLEESLRVEVSPKNILMIGPTGVGKTEIARRLAKLANAPFIKVEATKFTEVGYVGKEVETIIRDLTDVAIKMTHQQAMEKVQYRAEEQAEERILDALLPPARDAWGQNEQSTEDTTSSNTRQIFRKKLREGKLDDKEIEVDVAAPQMGVEIMSPPGMEEMTNQLQGMFQNLAGDTKKKRKMKIKDAFKALTEEEASKLVNQEELKENAIFNAENNGIVFIDEIDKICKRGDSSGPDVSREGVQRDLLPLIEGSTVSTKHGMVKTDHILFITSGAFQVAKPSDLIPELQGRLPIRVELEALSAHDFKRILTEPKASLTEQYIALMKTEDVSIEFTEDGINQIADAAWRVNETTENIGARRLHTVMERLMDEISFEATDKAGSKLVIDEAYVTSKLCEFVEDEDLSRFIL; this comes from the coding sequence ATGTCTGAGATGACTCCTCGCGAAATTGTTCACGAACTCAATCGCCACATTATCGGCCAAGACAACGCTAAGCGTTCAGTGGCTATCGCTCTGCGTAACCGCTGGCGTCGTATGCAGCTTGAAGAAAGCCTGCGTGTTGAAGTATCGCCAAAGAACATCCTAATGATTGGCCCAACGGGTGTCGGTAAAACTGAGATTGCTCGCCGTCTAGCGAAACTAGCAAACGCGCCTTTCATTAAGGTAGAAGCGACTAAGTTCACCGAAGTTGGCTACGTTGGTAAAGAAGTTGAGACCATCATCCGTGATCTAACGGACGTTGCCATCAAGATGACACACCAACAAGCGATGGAAAAAGTACAATACCGCGCAGAAGAACAAGCTGAAGAACGTATTCTTGATGCCCTTCTACCACCAGCACGTGATGCTTGGGGCCAGAACGAGCAATCCACTGAAGACACCACCTCTTCAAACACTCGTCAGATTTTCCGCAAGAAACTGCGTGAAGGTAAGCTAGACGACAAAGAGATCGAAGTTGATGTCGCTGCGCCGCAAATGGGCGTTGAAATCATGTCACCTCCAGGCATGGAAGAGATGACGAACCAGCTGCAAGGCATGTTCCAAAACCTAGCAGGCGACACCAAGAAAAAGCGTAAGATGAAAATCAAAGACGCATTCAAAGCACTGACGGAAGAAGAAGCTTCGAAGCTTGTGAACCAAGAAGAGCTAAAAGAGAACGCGATCTTCAACGCTGAAAACAACGGCATCGTATTCATCGATGAGATCGACAAAATCTGTAAGCGTGGCGACAGCTCAGGCCCAGACGTATCTCGCGAAGGTGTTCAGCGTGACCTACTGCCTCTTATCGAAGGCAGCACAGTATCAACCAAGCACGGCATGGTGAAAACTGACCACATCTTGTTTATCACATCAGGCGCATTCCAAGTGGCTAAGCCATCTGACCTGATCCCTGAGCTACAAGGTCGTCTGCCAATCCGCGTAGAACTTGAAGCGCTTTCAGCACATGACTTCAAACGCATCCTGACTGAACCAAAAGCATCGCTAACAGAGCAATACATTGCCCTAATGAAAACAGAAGATGTCAGCATTGAGTTCACTGAAGATGGCATCAACCAGATTGCGGACGCAGCATGGCGCGTAAACGAAACCACTGAGAACATCGGTGCGCGTCGTCTACACACGGTAATGGAGCGCCTAATGGATGAGATTTCATTCGAAGCAACAGACAAAGCTGGCAGCAAGCTAGTGATTGATGAAGCTTACGTAACATCGAAACTTTGCGAATTCGTTGAAGACGAAGACCTAAGCCGCTTCATCCTGTAG
- the hslV gene encoding ATP-dependent protease subunit HslV: MTTIVSVRRNNKVVIAGDGQVSLGNTVMKGNARKVRRLYNNKVLAGFAGGTADAFTLFEKFESKLQMHQGHLTKAAVELAKDWRSDRALRKLEALLAVADETASLIITGNGDVVQPENDLIAIGSGGNFAQAAATALLENTDLDAREIAEKSLNIAGDICVFTNHHHTIEELESTVELPKPE, translated from the coding sequence GTGACTACCATTGTATCTGTACGTCGTAATAATAAAGTCGTCATCGCGGGTGATGGACAAGTATCTCTAGGCAATACTGTAATGAAGGGCAATGCCCGTAAAGTACGTCGCCTATACAACAACAAAGTACTGGCAGGTTTTGCTGGCGGTACTGCTGATGCTTTCACGCTATTCGAAAAATTTGAAAGCAAGCTGCAAATGCACCAAGGCCACCTGACCAAAGCTGCCGTTGAGCTAGCGAAGGATTGGCGTAGCGACCGTGCTCTACGTAAGTTAGAAGCACTGTTAGCAGTAGCGGATGAGACCGCTTCACTGATCATCACAGGTAACGGTGACGTAGTTCAACCAGAGAACGACCTGATTGCGATCGGCTCGGGCGGTAACTTCGCTCAAGCAGCAGCTACTGCACTATTAGAAAATACTGATTTAGATGCGCGTGAAATCGCAGAAAAGTCGCTGAACATTGCAGGCGATATCTGTGTATTCACCAACCATCACCACACTATTGAAGAACTAGAAAGCACCGTTGAGCTGCCAAAGCCAGAGTAA
- a CDS encoding SPOR domain-containing protein — MANRDYVKRGRGTKKPTKKQTPRRKPWRSGLLAILLAGGFGYGLYLLSNDPEPPAPTPVATKPKPKPKPAKVIPPPPEEKWDYVETLPSREIEVKAKEQQISKIPYIMQCGAYKTSSQAEARKLDIAFQGISSEIRKKDGSSWYRVVLGPYKLKRDAERDRHKLQRAKIEPCAIWKDTE, encoded by the coding sequence GTGGCTAATAGAGATTATGTAAAGCGTGGTCGTGGCACGAAAAAACCAACCAAAAAACAAACCCCTCGCCGTAAACCTTGGCGCAGTGGTCTTTTGGCGATCCTCCTTGCCGGTGGTTTTGGTTACGGACTTTACCTATTGAGTAATGATCCTGAGCCGCCAGCACCAACGCCTGTGGCAACCAAACCAAAACCTAAGCCAAAACCAGCGAAAGTGATTCCGCCGCCTCCTGAAGAGAAGTGGGACTACGTTGAAACGCTGCCAAGCCGCGAGATTGAAGTAAAAGCCAAAGAGCAACAGATCTCTAAGATCCCTTACATCATGCAGTGTGGCGCTTACAAAACCTCGTCGCAGGCAGAAGCACGTAAGTTGGATATTGCCTTCCAAGGTATCTCGAGTGAGATCCGCAAGAAAGATGGCAGTAGCTGGTACCGTGTGGTTCTAGGGCCATACAAGCTGAAGCGTGACGCAGAACGCGACCGCCATAAGCTGCAACGAGCGAAAATTGAACCTTGTGCTATTTGGAAAGACACCGAGTAG
- the cytR gene encoding DNA-binding transcriptional regulator CytR, with the protein MATMKDVAQLAGVSTATVSRALMNPEKVSVSTRKRVETAVLEAGYSPNTLARNLRRNESKTIITIVPDICDPYFAEIIRGIEDAAVENDYLVLLGDSGQQKKRESSFVNLVFTKQADGMLLLGTDHPFDVSKPEQKNLPPMVMACEFAPELELPTVHIDNLTSAFEAVNYLAQLGHKRIAQISGPVSATLCKFRQQGYQQALRRAGVSMNPAYSTVGDFTFEAGAQAVRQLLALPEQPTAIFCHNDAMAIGAIQEAKKLGLRVPQDLSIVGFDDIQFAQYCDPPLTTISQPRYEIGRQAMLMMLDLLKGNDVQAGSRLLEAKLVVRGSTAPPRM; encoded by the coding sequence ATGGCGACAATGAAGGATGTTGCCCAGCTAGCAGGCGTCTCAACAGCCACGGTATCACGTGCATTGATGAACCCTGAGAAAGTCTCAGTTTCAACTCGCAAACGAGTGGAAACAGCAGTACTTGAAGCTGGATACTCACCCAATACATTAGCTAGAAACTTACGTCGCAACGAATCAAAAACCATCATCACTATTGTTCCTGATATCTGTGACCCTTATTTCGCCGAGATCATTCGTGGTATCGAAGATGCCGCAGTAGAAAATGATTACCTTGTTCTACTGGGTGATAGCGGCCAGCAAAAGAAGCGCGAGTCTTCATTTGTTAACTTAGTTTTCACCAAACAAGCTGACGGCATGTTGCTACTGGGCACGGACCATCCGTTTGATGTCAGCAAACCTGAACAAAAGAATTTACCGCCGATGGTGATGGCGTGTGAGTTTGCCCCTGAACTTGAACTGCCTACGGTACACATCGATAACCTGACCTCTGCCTTTGAAGCGGTTAACTACCTAGCTCAGTTAGGTCATAAACGCATCGCTCAAATCTCAGGCCCAGTATCTGCAACGCTGTGTAAGTTCCGTCAACAAGGCTACCAACAAGCGCTGCGCCGCGCTGGAGTCTCTATGAATCCAGCTTACAGTACGGTAGGTGACTTCACCTTTGAAGCGGGCGCTCAAGCAGTTCGTCAATTACTGGCACTGCCTGAACAACCAACGGCTATCTTCTGTCACAACGATGCGATGGCAATTGGCGCGATTCAAGAAGCGAAGAAGCTGGGCTTGCGCGTTCCTCAAGATCTATCGATTGTCGGCTTCGATGACATCCAATTCGCACAATACTGCGATCCACCGCTAACCACTATTTCTCAGCCTCGTTATGAGATTGGACGCCAAGCGATGTTGATGATGCTTGATCTATTGAAGGGCAACGATGTGCAAGCAGGTTCGCGTCTGCTTGAAGCTAAATTAGTGGTTCGAGGCAGTACAGCGCCACCTCGAATGTAA